The nucleotide window TGGTCGCCCTAGAGAGACTGGATACCTCGTGGGATGTTGAGCGGGCAAACTCTTTGTCTGCGTCTGGGAAGCGGCCATTTTTCAGGAGTTGGGCTGCGATGGCGTTTGCTGTCACAGGGCCCTTGGGAGGCGGTGTACTTCTTCCTGAGAGCTGGTTTATGGTCTGCCACGCTTTACGGCTGGAGTGGGTAAAGTCAATCGACTCGACGACCTCTGACCATCTAGCCCTGCGAGTGGCGTCCAGCTTCTCAAGCAGTGCCGTTGCTGTCGCATCCACTTCAGCTCTTGAGCTGGCCTGCTGATGGGCTCGCAGGAGGTGGTTGCACTCCTCGTTCCAACCCGGGATGTAGTTTGCATTGTAGCCTCGTGGTATGGTTTTCTTCGCTGCCCCTGTCAGCACTTCACAGTAGGCTGCATATGCAGCATCCACATTAGGAGTGTCTGGGTCCGGGAGGGTGACAGATCTTCTCTCTGTGTCAAAAGAAAAAGCATGCCAGTTGGCCTTCCGGAAATTCCATCTTTTGACAGGCTTCCCTGCGACCGGCTGCACCAGTGATGGTATTCTGATGACAGACGGTCGGTGGTGTGATCGGGGGAACCTGTCAATGACCCTTCTCTCTGGCATCGGGTCCTTACTGTGGAACACAGCAAAGGCGAGGTCTGGGTTGGTGAAGGTGTTCCATCTGGAGGAGTAGAAGCTTGGTGGCTCTTTGGGGTCAAACAGGAGATGGGCGTTGGCATTGGAGGCCCACTCGCTCAGCGTCTCCCCATCCGGTGTTGTATGGGAGTATCCCCAGTCGGTGTGCTGGCAGTTGAAATCCCCGGCGTAGATGGCGGGTGCCGGGGTAATTGGGAGGGCCGATGTGGACAGTACAGATGGTGGGGGCTTGTACACGTTCACAACCGTTGTTGTCTGTATCCTCGTGGACATCCACTCGAGACTAGCGCCTCGAGGGGATTGGCCTGTGGCTGTCCAGCTGAGGTCAGACCTGACAAAGGTGGCCATCCCGTGCTGCCTGCTGAGGATGGAGCCGGCGAGGTGGAACCCGGGCAACCTGAGAAAGTCTGCTTTTCCACAGTGCGTCTCCTGAAGGAGGACGGCCGCGACTTCATGGGAGTCGGCGAGGTGGCGTATGATGTCCAGTTTGGCGGTGGTGAGGCCCTCGACATTTAGCTGGAGCACTGCCAGGCCCTGGCGACgtaatcactgactaaagattatgcaagtgaacagtatatttctcgctagaaatgttattagaaacacgtttaacggtaaTTCGGGcctaaaataggcctattgcatttcccattcgattaataaagaaaatccagcccgagcccgtgcacgttctgtccgagcccggcccgcctCGACACATTAActataattatgagcccgagcccgatttcaacccgacattttttttaatacatatgtaactttgtacacatttgttactaggtctactctgctaaatataggctatatgtaagggataatgcatagaacgcaggtcattatcgggaaaataagccccaccagggcgaacagtacaccgacgcgcagcgaaggtgtcttgcttcgccctgaagggtcttATTTTCGATAAGGCTGCATCCCATTTCtattagtcttagtcttttgacgaaaatgcttattggatttagtcacattttagtcattgttttcctttgtagttttagtctagttttagtcgacgaaaagtccttacattttagtcattacttttagtcaaaatggtttctctttttaaactagttcaagGCTGCATCCcatttattttcgataatgaccggcgatgtTCTATTCATTAGaacgcttattacacggctacttgccaaaacgaaaaaataacttcacatgctgtgtcttttttacaatttattcgttaccagcattcgtagtattgatcagcagagaaataatttgtccgcaaagacggtgacgtcgcttagcaacggaagacgctggggttgacaagtcaccggactactacccatgcaagtgaacggagcgttccacggcattgagaagacccgtgtaataaaggcctataatatttcggtttatggcatagatttctcctcagtttaggccaataaaccaatgataaaataaaaataaaaacgcttgatcaaaggcccggcccgaggataatggcgggaaatatcggcccgacccggcctgcgtcgggctcgggctcgggcagagaatctaaacactgactggaactacttagcaggtgtctgtaggcctatatcaggagtttatgcacaccctgcagtcaaccagaatacgagtattcccccagactgtggtataaacaatattattcacgagttacaatcaacccctacacatcaatattaatgataacccattaaatacggtatgatttctagatgtcatggcaacgtccgctcgcgacactggacttgcgaggcatcgacgcggacttccattcacattgccaaaaacaagacaatagatctatggctagatcaaaacatcaagacatacaattctaaaaagaacagattaagcagctaccctttttccCTTTGCGGTTTGCATACAGATCAGCGCACcagcatttaatatatccgtgaattgtcacaatttctcagaatcaaaggtgaaagtagaaacgggtggcctaaagctgtcatattgttagttatcacagacaagtttaagtagaaacggttggccaaaagctgtcatattgttagttatcacagacaatttttaacaataggCCTAAATGTTCTGTatggagctccttaagggacattagggagaacgctcccggacagaaccttagtttggaagtcgtggttagtgacacgacaaatacttccaattcaaatacatgagtttgaaatttgtgctttttaacacgaacattttgaaaatacgtgtccctgatcacgtttcaatagatcaaataacgtgacagtgtcacgtattttcgtgagaccgggttgtcatgtcaagttgtcaacattggatacatgcagaacatagtgggtcatatgtccgatgctttttggaaacgttttcttcataaaacgtgccagacagaatttgtatacattttattccttagtaattagctacatgggtatgccgtctttcagaacctttcattaccggcactaaagagagaaaaaagagtgcatcctcattgtacccagcacctctgaaaatgcacttccgtatgcgtctctgtccccagcacatttcaaacccaACGGACGCCCATGATTACAACAGACACAACCAGTCAGCTCAATATACAGTCACCTTGCCTTACTacgacagacacaaatacaactGACCTCATGTTCAGCAGGAGGATCCTTTACCCCACCACTGACGACATGTGAAAAGGGTGCGACGCGTCCGACCTGAAGCCTGGTGAGTGACGGGCCTCGTCGGGGGCGGAGCTAGGGACCCATTTTGGGGCGGAGCTAAGCGGCCCCTCTGTAAAGACACTGGGAGTCGGCGGGGGCGGAGCTAAGCGACTCTATAAAGAAGCCAGGACGCGGCGGAGAACCAGGTCTCACATGGTCTCACCACCAGAGGAACACTTTCCTGTTCAGAGTCCGCCGTCCAACCGACCTGGAAGAGATAAAACGTAGGTCTTTTTATTAATCCTTCTGGCCCGGACATGTTGAATGTTTTTCATTACATTGTAATGATCATAATACCAAGAATCGCTTACTAATTTGTCCAACCTTCTGCTCCCCAGGTGAAACCACAAGAATGGAAACGGTGCAGGAACTCGTCCCCTTCgtcagagagatgctgagcCAGAAGCCCAACCGCGGGATGCTGAAGGTGTATCTGCTCGGCACCGTGGTGGCGGTGGTCGGCACGGTGGTGGGCACGGTGGTCGGCCTGGTGGACACCGTGTGCCATCCCTTCTCCGGGGAGGGCCCTGACGACGCCGAGATGGCCATGCTCATGTTGGGAGAGTCGAGGAGGAGGACAATAGCGGGCCTGCCTGTGAAGAGACGAGGAagagagcagcaggaggaggtccaGGGAGGGACCTGTTTGGAGACAGACAAGACCGCTGCAGCCCTGTCGAAGACCCACGGACCACAAGCTCTCAGAACCGCTGCGAACCGACTTCATGCGTCCTAAAGGAGCGTTTTAAATGGACTTTTAAcaagaaaatatttatttattattgtttgtgtgtgtgtgtgtgtgtgtgtgtgtgtgtgtgtgtgtgtgtgtgtgtgtgtgtgtgtgtgtgtgtgtgtgtgtgtgtgtgtgtgtgtgtgtgtgtgtgtgtgtgtgtgtgtgtgtgtgtgtgcccccctgCTGGGTCAGGGTCTTTGACTCCCAGAGGTCTGACTGACTGCTGGTCAGTTTGACGCAGCTCCTCGGGTCAAAATGATTTTATATATAAAGTGTTTGTCTCAGGAGTCATACTCAAGTCTAGATATTGCAACTTTTCCATCGgaataaacatttgttttgataAAATCTGAATCAATGTCTCCGAGGTATCAAATAATTTCATTAGACTTGAgagtattttttattaaattaagCTTCCAGTGTTTTATTCTCTCAAACATATTACAATATAGCTGATATATTTCGTGTCCCTCCACCAATTacatttgcatgcatgcatcatATCTTTCAGAAGTAAATGTGCACGTTTATTGAGGCATAAATAGTCATTGAAATTGCACTTTATCGTATTTACCACTTAGGATAACTtgtgaaagaaaagaagaaTCAACGTGATCACGTCTGATATTGACGACAGGGACGTGGATCAATATCAATCAGTTCCACCACTGGGCGGCAGTATAACACACTTCAGCCTACTGCACAACCAACTTGTATTGATGTTTGTAGGGCTGTGTGGAGAAGAATACAATATTTGCCAAAATAAAATGAGTATAtcctaaaaaatatataaatctactcaaaaaagcacaacaaatgtacattcacattaagggcatttggcagacgcttttatccaaagtgagttAAATAAGTAAATTTGTCGGAAGAAAGAGAATATATCGCTGGCAGTACAGTAAGGACGTTAATAGAACCAAGCgaaaagcactaacaatcgctaggttaacccatcccctatatacaacaaagatgcaacacgatgctaagtactatttttaaagggatacttcactggtggagatatgaaggttatatgaagtaaataattctatgtattataaatgtgcaaaaataattgaaatcggttcatcctagcctgagaaaaggAAGAAAGTGTCCctctggctcaaaagtaagaaataCTCCAACTACCgaagtgcattgcgctcgctgcaccGTCAGCCTGTTTCCGTTTGGAGTGGGAAGGACCCATGGTCCTAGCACGAGTGGTAGCGCGAGAaaactttgtgtaaacatatcccTGTGATACGTTAACTAGTTTAGACTTCTGACCTCATTTTTTCAAAcgcatcatttgtatattactgtgcagcataaaaacatttgctaattacaatagctcagcatatcaagtatttgtactcaaccttttctccccagttgaaataagtgtttatctcataggccgtttctcaattcgcgtacttgtgcgtgctcgtgtgctcgtggactcgtgaaacgtcatcagtcgttgccagagcactgttccaattcgaagcacgcatcaagcgagtgctgtcgtaaaacccggaagtgttcttgatgcgtgctcgatctcgccgtttcaccgtttcaccgagcatgcatcggaggtggctcgtgtgtacttgcaacccctataaatcccaggatgcatttcgcactcgcagcagtacgatggcggacaatatggagaagacgcacaactgtagcttaagttactcttaacttatatatatatttatataaatatataatataataataataataataataataatataagataatatataaatatatataaagtcgtgcgTGTATAGctcatacacatgacaggacacgcatatcttttcaatttttattcattccgaatatttacatactatttgaaaatgaaagaggctgggatttagTTTtacatcatttgtttatattgttcagtagtatatgcctaaatgaggccgtagcacagttaacggacgagcagaggtggcgacgtcatcgagtccgctgctgttccaattgcaggtacgtactcgcgtgctcgcaagtctgtgcttgaagtacagacttgccaagtacgtgcttgcaagtcatcgagtccgtagtacgcgtgctaggaattgagaaacggctcatggcttgatgcgtgcttcgaattggaacagtgctcgggcaacgactgatgacgtttcacgagtccacgagcacacgagcacgcacaagtacgcgaattgagaaacggccaatTTCTCCAAGAGAGTCtagctgcagacatccacccacacgctccagacatccacccacacgcacttccgctgcagacagaaacatccacccacacgccgtaaatcggataataaaaaataaaaatcggagaataaaataaaaattgggcgttacgtaatgtgtttacataaatgaacgggcgttaaaggcacccagagccctgtttcaggtagctggtttaacatactctgagtttaatcctgcgctctgagttggttgactcagagttcagggttgaaaagaaactctgggttttcggtttcagaacaggtgatcagcgttgggttaatcaactctgagtatgttcactctgggttgggggcgtgcctgttgactatgaagagccatcatcaatggatctctgataacatgatcaaacatggaccaaaagcgtagatccacttacttttcccccacggaattggaaattctaatgaacgtgtatgccgagcagttacccattttaacaaaaaaaagcaataccgccgcggcagcgagagcgcgagagagagcttggcaggaaatagctgaacaagtcaatgcgtgagtcaaataaattagtaaaataaaataaaataagaggaaagttgaatatcttccacttattcaatatgtaaattgtgtgtgtgtgtgtgtgtgtgtgtgtgtgtgtgtgtgtgtgtgtgtgtgtgtgtgtgtgtgtgtgtgtgtgtgtgtgtgtgtgtgtgtgtgtgtgtgtgtgtgtgtgtgtgtgtgtgtgtgtgtcaatttacgcaaccccgagttgccccacgaggacttggcagcaaatgaagtacaaaaatatagtttaaacaggtaaactaatgtttaattgaaatcaaatcaattgtgctgttttgcctgctctacctaatttaacagctatgttcaacatgtattatatatttgtatactatatttaagcagtaaatgtaagtagtacatttcccagccaccccaacactgccaatatttaataggatttagatatattagaaggctacaccttaggcaaaatgcattataaatatatatctgtcttcaaaatagcgcttactgaatattagggtaacattttcctccatgttagcaaatcgaaaaaatgcagagacccggcagactggagggggtccaccacctgcagccctcacagaggctgaggagatggccctcagccaacagagtatgcgtcctgtggctgagggcatccctagGGGgggctcctctgatcccccccaccccccaggatagaagtgcctttacagtataaggggttggttattcaaaataattaaatatgtacacgcaacccagcgcgttgcaaattagatggggcaatattctggctcaagtaataattgcactgtctaatcatcttcttccagttactaaTGGCGCcgtacttgaaccagatgcactcaccaacctccatgcaattgtaacaattcaaaagatgcaaaaggatgctttggagatccaaattttggaacataagttataggtgggtgaggtgcaaactgggatactgttccctgctctaaaaacatacccaatataaatgactctttttttttgtgctttcaggaaat belongs to Gadus morhua chromosome 13, gadMor3.0, whole genome shotgun sequence and includes:
- the g0s2 gene encoding G0/G1 switch protein 2 translates to METVQELVPFVREMLSQKPNRGMLKVYLLGTVVAVVGTVVGTVVGLVDTVCHPFSGEGPDDAEMAMLMLGESRRRTIAGLPVKRRGREQQEEVQGGTCLETDKTAAALSKTHGPQALRTAANRLHAS